Below is a genomic region from bacterium.
GCCAGTAATGCCGCCGCGGACACCCCAACAACGTCGCCATTCTCGTCGCCGTCAATAATTCCTTCATCGCATCTCCCTTTCATGTTGCATGGCAACACGATTGCAAGAAGGAAGGGGGCGCGCCATTTCTGGCGGTCGAAATGTCCACAAAATGTCCACACCCGCAAAAGGGTTGGATGGGCTCATACCCCTATAAACAAAGGCCGTTGCGGCCTTTTGAGCTTCTTAAGAAATAGGGAAAATATGTGGGAAAATGTCCACAAAATGTCCACTCGGTCGTCCAAATGTCCATTTTCGACCAAATGTCCGCAAAATGTCCGCGAAATGTCCGTAAAAAATGTCCAAATGTCCAGAACCGCGCAGCTCGCAGCACCATCCTGGCCAATATTTACGGGGGTTTCGCTCGAATGTCCGGACAAATGTCCAAATGTCCACAAAATGTCCAAATGTCCGCATTTCCAGACAAAAATGTCGCAAAAATGTCCGCACGAATGTCCAACAAACCATCCGGCTCTTATTTGCGCCCAGCCGCTAGGTTTGTCCGATGGCCCGGCGATATCGCCGATGAAGAGCGACTGCACGTGTCGCGATGTCCACAGCTCTCATCGCGTCACCATGTACTGCCTGTCTATAATGTCGGTTGGCTTCGCTCAATCGCATCCAAGGTGCTTTGTCGGGGGTCTTGCGCGCCGTTTCAATGTCCAAACGTGATAGGGCCCTAAACGTTTCCCTGTCTGTCGCATGTTTCTTCCGTTCCAGGTTGTAGGCCTGCACCAAATCATCAGTTGCGCCCCGGTTCGGGTTCAACTTTGAACACCGTAATGCGGGCGCAATGGTGGCCAGTGCGATTTCCGCAGCTTGCTGGGCAACCGTGGCAGTGGTGTCATCACCCTTCGCTACTTTCTCTTTTCCTCTACGTCGCCCACTGTGGGCGTCAGTATGGCGATCCTTACCGCCTTCAGTCGCCGTCGGCCCAAAAGGGAATTCCTCCTGTAAACGCACGTCAAACGCCCTTGCTATCCCACCGGCGCCGAAAGTCGCTATCGCCTCATCTCTGCAAGGCTTCACTCTATATCCGCCAGCATGCCGGGTCACCCGCACCCGCACATCCATGGCCTTGTCTCTTTCGATTCTCTTTACCCAGAACTCGACGCTTTCCCCCTCTATCCTCGCGTCCATTTCCGGGCCTTCGCTGATAAAATTCAGAGTGTTGATGAAAGCTCGCTCTGCCGCCTGGATGCAGCGCCGCATCAGATCGCGGTTCTTTTCCGTCTCACCCGGGTCATCAAAGGGGTCCATTCTATGCCGGTCGCACTCTGGTAACCGGGCCATGTTGTGCTTTTGCATACACATCAGCAGGTAGTTCTGCAGGTGCTTCCGGTAAATCCCTCCAACCTGTAACTGGTGCTTGCTTAAGGCGCCGAAGAGTTCCGTGTGATCCAGAATATCCCCGTTCAGTGCCAGCATGGCCGCCCGCGCCCGGAAATAAACCGTCACATGGAGGTACGCGAAACTCGATTCTGGCTTTTCCAAAAGCTCAACAAGTCGCCCCACCGTATACCAGGGGAAGGCGTTCATCTCATGCTCGACATTCGTCAATGGTCGTAGAATCTGCGGTACACGTTTTTCATCCAAATCGGCAGGGTAGAAGATATCCCATTCAGCACGAAGAAACTCGCAACATACAGACATTTGCACTTTCCTTCCAACATTCCACATGACTGCAAAGAAAATGAGCCACAAACATCTCTCTAATGTTCGTGACCCATAAATTGTATCTGACAACGAAAACAATCATTTTAACAACCCAAAAGCTATCAGTAAAGCGTATCTCAAAAAAATCAGCGAAAAGCTGAATTTTTTGCGAATGCACTATTATAGTGGGTAGTCATTCTTTCGCTGATGTGTTGCCCTATACGCATGACTGTTCGTTCTGCATCCCCGCAACGTTGTCGGCTTGGGGCGGCCATACGAGAGCGCCGCCGTGCCATCGGCCTGTCCCAGGAGGATTTGGCTGAGCTCATTGATTGCCATCGCAATTACGTTGGCACCGTTGAGCGCGGCGAACAGAACGTCACCTTTGACCTGCTCATGCGTTTCGCCAAGGCGCTCGAGACGTCTCTTGGGACGATCATCAATTCTGCCAAACTTTGACCGCTATATTGTCCAATTCGTGACACCGGACTAATACATTCGCTGATTCAGGATGAGCGTCGGTCACTGCCCACTGTTTTCCGCCCACCCACCATCACCACGATCTTTCCCTTTTGTCCCATCAGTCCCATCTGTCTTCTAAAATCTCAAGTCTGATGTCTGCGGTCTATGGTCTGTGGTCTGTTCTCCTTCTCCTCCCACCCCCAACTGCTTCCCCACTGTAGTAGCCGCTGCCTGCGGTGAGCGCAGTCGAACCGTCCCCGGCGGCATTCTTTGAGCCTATTTGTAAATAAGTAAACCGAAAAATAGATAATAAACTATATTGCTTTAATGTCGAAAATATGATGTATTATTTAAGTATGAAGATCAATCAACAGTTAGCCCAATACTTGGAGCAGATTCTGGGGAAAACCGCGGATCTGGGGCCACTTCCTGCTGATCGGTTGTCTGGACTGCCTGTTTTCCTGACTTCTGACTACCATTTCATAGAATGGCGTTGGCTTGATCAGTTGCTCATTCTGGCCCAGGTGGAATCTGATAAGGAGGGGCCATCCGCGGCGGACCTCAAATCCATCCATCATCTCCTGACGAATCAGTTCAAGTGTCCGGTGGTCTTTGTGTATCCGACCATGGATGCCTACCGCCGCAATCGCTTTGTCCAGTTGGGTTTGCCTTTCGTTGTGCCTGGACTCCAACTCTTCATCCCTCCGTTCATCAGTTTGTGCGAGAAGTTCATGCGTACAGTAAAGGCCGTGAAACTCTCCGCCGCCGCCCAGGTCGCGGTCCTGTATCAACTCTACCGTCCTCAACCCGACGGAACCCTGCTGAATCAATGGGCCGAATGGCTGGGCTATTCCGCCATGACCATGACCAAGGTGCGCGATGAACTGGTTGCTCATAACCTTTGCATGAGAGAGGAGGGGGCCAAACCGCGCGGGCTCCGGTTCCTTCATCAAAAACGCGCCTTGTGGGAAACCGCCCTGCCAACCCTGCGATCTCCTGTCGGACGTGCTCATTGGGCCAAATTTCAAAAACCGCCGTCTGAATTGCGTCTTGCCGGGCTCACCGCCTTGTCAAAACACAGTCTGCTGGAAGACGATCCTCTCCCCACCTATGCCT
It encodes:
- a CDS encoding helix-turn-helix transcriptional regulator; its protein translation is MTVRSASPQRCRLGAAIRERRRAIGLSQEDLAELIDCHRNYVGTVERGEQNVTFDLLMRFAKALETSLGTIINSAKL